The Bos javanicus breed banteng chromosome 11, ARS-OSU_banteng_1.0, whole genome shotgun sequence genome includes a window with the following:
- the LRRTM1 gene encoding leucine-rich repeat transmembrane neuronal protein 1 — MDFLLLGLCLHWLLRRPSGVVLCLLGACFQMLPAAPSGCPQLCRCEGRLLYCEALNLTEAPHNLSGLLGLSLRYNSLSELRAGQFTGLMQLTWLYLDHNHICSVQGDAFQKLRRVKELTLSSNQITQLANTTFRPMPNLRSVDLSYNKLQALAPDLFHGLRKLTTLHMRANAIQFVPVRIFQDCRSLKFLDIGYNQLKSLARNSFAGLFKLTELHLEHNDLVKVNFAHFPRLISLHSLCLRRNKVAIVVSSLDWVWNLEKMDLSGNEIEYMEPHVFETVPHLQSLQLDSNRLTYVEPRILNSWKSLTSITLAGNLWDCGRNVCALASWLSNFQGRYDGNLQCASPEYAQGEDVLDAVYAFHLCEEGAEPTSGHLLSAVTNRSDLGSPAGPATTLADDREGQPDSTPEPVTVALPGEHAENAVQIHKVVTGTMALIFSFLIVVLVLYVSWKCFPASLRQLRQCFVTQRRKQKQKQTMHQMAAMSAQEYYVDYKPNHIEGALVIINEYGSCTCHQQPARECEV, encoded by the coding sequence ATGGATTTCCTGCTGCTCGGTCTCTGTCTACACTGGCTGCTGAGGAGGCCCTCGGGGGTGGTCTTGTGTTTGCTGGGGGCCTGCTTTCAGATGCTGCCCGCCGCCCCCAGCGGGTGCCCGCAGCTGTGCCGGTGCGAGGGGCGGCTGCTGTACTGCGAGGCGCTCAACCTCACCGAGGCGCCCCACAACCTGTCCGGCCTGCTGGGCTTGTCCCTGCGCTACAACAGCCTCTCGGAGCTGCGCGCCGGCCAGTTCACGGGGTTAATGCAGCTCACGTGGCTCTATCTGGATCACAATCACATCTGCTCGGTGCAGGGGGACGCCTTTCAGAAACTGCGCCGAGTTAAGGAACTCACCCTGAGTTCCAACCAGATCACCCAGCTGGCCAATACCACCTTCCGGCCCATGCCCAACCTGCGCAGCGTGGACCTCTCGTACAACAAGCTGCAGGCGCTGGCGCCCGACCTCTTCCATGGGCTGCGGAAGCTCACTACGCTGCACATGCGGGCCAATGCCATCCAGTTCGTGCCCGTGCGCATCTTCCAGGACTGCCGCAGCCTCAAGTTTCTCGACATCGGATACAATCAGCTCAAGAGTCTGGCGCGCAACTCTTTCGCCGGCTTGTTCAAGCTCACCGAACTGCACCTGGAGCACAACGATTTGGTCAAGGTGAACTTCGCCCACTTCCCGCGCCTCATTTCCCTGCACTCGCTCTGCCTGAGGAGGAACAAGGTGGCCATTGTGGTCAGCTCGCTGGACTGGGTGTGGAACCTGGAGAAAATGGACCTGTCGGGCAACGAGATCGAGTACATGGAGCCCCACGTGTTCGAGACCGTGCCGCACCTCCAGTCCCTGCAGCTGGACTCCAACCGCCTCACCTACGTCGAGCCCCGGATCCTCAACTCCTGGAAGTCACTGACCAGCATCACCCTGGCCGGGAACCTCTGGGACTGTGGGCGCAACGTGTGCGCCCTGGCCTCCTGGCTCAGCAACTTCCAGGGGCGCTACGATGGCAACTTGCAGTGCGCCAGCCCCGAGTACGCGCAGGGCGAGGACGTCCTGGACGCCGTGTACGCGTTCCACCTGTGTGAGGAGGGAGCCGAGCCCACCAGCGGCCACCTGCTCTCGGCCGTCACCAACCGCAGCGACTTGGGGTCCCCCGCCGGCCCGGCCACCACACTCGCTGACGACAGGGAGGGGCAGCCCGACAGCACGCCCGAGCCTGTCACCGTGGCTCTCCCCGGCGAACACGCCGAGAATGCCGTGCAGATCCACAAGGTGGTCACCGGCACCATGGCCCTCATTTTCTCCTTCCTCATCGTGGTCTTGGTGCTCTATGTCTCCTGGAAGTGTTTCCCAGCCAGCCTCAGGCAGCTCAGACAGTGCTTTGTCACGCAGCGCAGGAagcaaaagcagaaacagaccaTGCATCAGATGGCTGCCATGTCTGCCCAGGAATACTACGTTGATTACAAACCGAACCACATTGAGGGAGCCCTGGTCATCATCAACGAGTATGGCTCGTGTACCTGCCACCAGCAGCCCGCGAGAGAATGCGAGGTGTGA